The Henckelia pumila isolate YLH828 chromosome 2, ASM3356847v2, whole genome shotgun sequence genome includes a window with the following:
- the LOC140882207 gene encoding glucan endo-1,3-beta-glucosidase 8-like: MSRSWFFFYLFWFLGLSDAEGLGVNWGTMASHKLPPEVVVQILNDNGIKNVKLFDADLSTMSALAGTDIEVMVAIPNDQLAAMGSYDRAKEWVKRNITRYNFKGGVNIKYAAVGNEPFLTSYNNSFLNTTFPALQNIQNALNEAGFGDSIKATVPLNADVYGSPVDQPVPSAGRFRTDIIGQMTQIVQFLNQNKAPFTVNIYPFLSLYANEHFPVDYAFFDGVANPINDNGIPYTNVFDANFDTLVSALKALGYGDMTIIVGEVGWPTNGDRNANENFALRFYRGLLPRLAANRGTPLRPGYMEVYLFGLIDEDMKSVAPGNFERHWGIFRYDGQPKFFMDLSGQLQDKYLVGAQNVNYLPHKWCMLRADAKDLSKLGDNINFACSWSDCTTLGYGSSCNGLDANGNASYAFNMYFQVKNQDDSACNFQGLAMVTDQNISQANCNFTIQIVSSSSKLSWVSWAFFTGFMVLML; encoded by the exons ATGTCAAGATCTtggtttttcttttatttattttggtttttggGTCTTTCGGACGCTGAAGGGCTTGGTGTGAACTGGGGGACCATGGCATCTCACAAGTTGCCGCCCGAGGTGGTGGTGCAAATTCTGAACGACAACGGAATAAAGAATGTGAAACTGTTTGATGCAGATCTGTCCACCATGAGCGCCTTGGCTGGTACTGACATAGAAGTCATGGTCGCAATTCCCAATGATCAGCTTGCTGCAATGGGCAGCTATGATCGAGCTAAAGAGTGGGTCAAACGCAATATAACGCGCTACAATTTCAAGGGCGGGGTCAATATCAA ATATGCGGCTGTTGGCAACGAGCCTTTCCTAACATCATATAACAACTCATTTCTGAACACAACCTTCCCAGCTCTCCAGAATATTCAGAATGCGCTAAATGAAGCTGGATTTGGGGACTCCATCAAAGCAACTGTGCCATTGAATGCTGATGTTTATGGTTCACCAGTCGATCAACCTGTCCCATCTGCTGGAAGATTTCGGACAGATATCATTGGTCAAATGACCCAGATTGTTCAGTTCTTAAACCAAAATAAGGCGCCATTCACTGTAAATATATATCCTTTCCTGAGTCTTTATGCCAACGAACATTTTCCTGTTGATTATGCCTTCTTCGATGGGGTGGCCAATCCCATTAATGATAATGGAATTCCCTACACCAACGTCTTTGATGCCAACTTTGACACCTTGGTTTCAGCCCTCAAAGCTCTGGGATATGGTGATATGACCATTATTGTTGGGGAGGTGGGGTGGCCAACCAACGGAGACCGAAACGCGAATGAAAATTTTGCTTTGAGGTTTTATAGAGGGCTTTTACCAAGACTTGCTGCTAATAGAGGAACCCCACTTCGACCTGGTTATATGGAGGTATATTTGTTTGGTCTTATTGACGAGGATATGAAAAGTGTAGCTCCAGGCAATTTTGAGCGCCATTGGGGAATCTTTAGGTATGATGGGCAGCCTAAGttttttatggatttgtcagggCAGCTACAAGACAAGTATCTCGTGGGTGCTCAAAATGTAAATTATCTTCCTCACAAATGGTGCATGCTGCGGGCAGATGCCAAGGATTTGAGTAAACTTGGTGATAACATAAATTTTGCATGTTCATGGTCAGACTGCACTACACTTGGATATGGTTCTTCTTGCAACGGATTGGATGCTAATGGGAATGCTTCATATGCATTTAATATGTATTTTCAGGTCAAAAATCAAGACGACTCGGCCTGTAACTTTCAGGGCCTAGCAATGGTGACTGATCAAAATATATCTCAGGCCAACTGCAATTTTACCATTCAGATAGTTTCCTCTTCTTCAAAATTGTCATGGGTGTCTTGGGCATTTTTTACAGGATTCATGGTTCTAATGCTATAG